DNA sequence from the Paraburkholderia azotifigens genome:
GCGCGGCTCGGTGCGCTGACGCTCGTGTTTTTCCGCTGCCTGTTCGGGTTTCTGGCGCTAGCGGCGTATTGCGCGTGGAAGGGCTATTTCGCGCGCCGCCATTTCACGCGACGCACGGTGCTGCTGGCGGCGATTTCGGGCGTGCTGATGGTGACGCAGTGGGTCGGTTTCTTCGATGCGATTCATCGCACGAGCATTGCGGTGGCGACGGTCGTGTTTCATGTGCAGCCGTTCTGGGTCGTGCTGATCGGCGCGGCGCTATTCAACGAGCAGCTGGGCGTCGACCGGCTCGGGTGGATCGCGACCGCGTTCGTGGGACTCGTGCTCGCATCGGGCGTTGCGGCGGCGGGTTCGTTGCAGGGTCACACGAGCTATCTGATCGGGATTGGCGAGGCGCTTGCAGGATCGGTGTTATATGCGAGCGTGACGCTCATTGCCAAAAGTCTCGGCGATTTGCGGCCGCATTTGCTGACGCTCGCGCAGTGTGCTGTTGGTGTCGTGTGTTTGCCGTTTATTGCGCCTTTGGGCGCGGAGCATATTGCGCTTTCGCAGTGGTTCTGGTTGATCGGGATGGGCGTGTTGCACACGGGGCTTTCGTATGTGCTGATTTATGGCGCGCTGCCCAAGCTCACTACGCCCGTTATTGCTGTGCTGCTTTTTGTTTATCCACTAACGGCGATTGCCGTCGATGCCATCGTGTATGGGCGCGCTCTTTCCATCGCGCAGATGAGTGGGATGGTGCTTATCGTCGTCGCCAGTCTTGGGGTTAATCTTGGGTGGCCTTTGGTGTCTGTGTTTAGGGTTCTGGCCGTGCGCCGTTAGGTTCTTTTGTTTTGTCTGCGACGCAGTCGCCATTCTTTTTTTCGCTGGCATCCGCGATTTCGTATCGGTGGGGGGGTGTCAGTAATTTCGTGTTCAAGGCATATCATGCTCCTCAGGAGAACATATGCCTTGAACACGAAATTACTGACACCCCCGGCATCCGCGATGCCGTATCGGTTCGCTAGCGTTGCCCCTGTGCGGGGCGGCACCTACTTTTCTTTGCAGCGGCAAAGAAAAGTAGGCAAAAGAAAGCCGCTCACACCGCCAATTCTTGTGTTTGCCTGCGGGCCCTCCACGGGTCCCGCACTCCACGCGGCGCTGAGCTACTCAATGCTCGTTGCCAGCGCTCCTGGATTCGCATCCCCCACTCCACACTCCCGCGTCACGGACCGCGTTACCAGGAAGTCCCCGGCCGCCCAGGTGGCAAACTGTGTGTAGGCCGTCTCGACGCAAGTGCACCACTCCGGACTGAAAAGCGGGATCGGTGTCGTAGAAGCGCGAACGCGTAAGGTGCGAGAACCTACACACCGTTTGCCACCTGGGCCGCGCAGACGGATCGCTGCCGCTGGCTGTGCTATGAGAGATTGGAGAGGGTGATGCGCCTGTTAAAGGCGCTGGCAACGCACATGAAATAGCGTGTTGCCGTGTGGAGTGCGGGACCCGTAGGGGGCCCGCAGGCAACCACTAGCACTGGCGGTGTGAGCGGCTTTCTTTTGCCTACTTTTCTTTGCCGCTGCAAAGAAAAGTAGGTGCCGCCCCGCACAGGGGCAACGCCCGAAGCACCGATACGAAAACGCGGATGCCAGCAATAAAAAAGCACTCACTGCGGCAGCACGTCTCCTTTAGTCTCCTTAGCAAAAGGAATAACAAACAACCCAACAATAAAAACGAGCGCGGTCAGCGCAACAGGCACCCCAAGCGTATGCATGCTCAACACCGCTGCGCCCAGCAAGAAATTAACGCCTGCTCCGACAAACCGTCCGAACGAAGTACAGAAAGCAAAAGCCGTCGCCCGCACGCGGGTTTCGAACAGTTCAGGCAACCACAAGCTAAACAGCGCAAAATTGCCGCCAAAGAACCCAAGCACAAACAGCCACGCAATAAACGGCGCCAACCCGTTGGGCAAATAAAATGCCCAGCCAAAGCTGCCAATAATCGCCACCGCCATCCCGGCGAAATACACCGCCAGCGTCTTCTTGCGCCCAATCCGCTCAGCAAGCGGCGGCAACGCAAGACAGCCGAGGATCGTGCCGATCGACAGCAGCCCCGTCGCCATCGACGCCATCTTCGTCGCCTCAGGCTTCGCCATACCCGCACGCGTCGCGAGCTGGATCACAGCCGACGGCTCGTACACCGCGCCCGCCCACAAGCCAATGATCGCAATCGTCAGCAGCGCACACATCACCCACGTCCGGCGGCGATACGTCGGCCCGAAAATCTCGCGCATCGGCTTCACGTGCACCACGTCGCGCGCTTCCGCCCGCTGCCATTTCTCCGATTCCTTCACGCGCGTCAAAATCAGGATCGCGATCACCACGGGCACCGCGCCCGTCAGGAACATCGCGCGCCAGCCGAAGTGCACGCCGATCGTGTAATTGAGTGCAGCCGCCAGAAAAAAGCCCGCGTAATAGCCCGTCTGCAGATAGCCCGCGCCCATCTTGCGGCGATCCTCCGGCCACGCTTCCGCGACGTACGTGCCCGCCAGCGCCCATTCGCCGCCAATGCCCACGCCCGCAATGAAGCGATAGATGCCCAGCTCCCACACGTTATGCGCCGTCGCCGACAGGCCCGTGAAGATCGCGAACGTGAAGATCGTGCCCGCCAGCACGCGCGTGCGGCCGAAGCGGTCGGCAAGCGGCCCCCAGATGAACGACAGCCCCCAGCCGACAAGGAACAGCGCAAACAGAATCGAACCGGCCAGGCCGACGTTCGCCGGCGTCGCCGCGTAACCCGAGCGCGGCAGCAACTCGGTGAGCGCCGGCGTTAGCACCAGCGCGTAGATGAACGAGTCCATGCCGTCCAGCGTCCACCCCGCCCACGCGCCCCAAAAGCCGGCAATCTGCGACCGGTTGAGCGGCGTCTTGCGCCGCGCGATACCCGCACTGTCCGAAATCGATGAATTCAACATGCTCCTGCTCCTCCAAGTGCTACGGTTGATAGGTCAACGTCAGACACAGCCGTTTCCCGGCGCATGCGGGTCGCCGCATGGTGAGAGAGGAAGCGCAGCAGCGCCGTGCCTTTACGAAATCCCCGGGTTTGTCCCGCTAGAAATTGTTCGTTTTTATATATAATATTTGATGTCATGAACAACGCAACCGATGGTTTTCCCCTGGCAGGCGCTTCTCAGGCGTCCGCGCCCTTGCTGCCCGCGGCGCATGAGCCGCGCTCCAGCACCCCGCGAGTGATCGCGGAGGCGCTGCGCGCGGCGATCGTCGAAGGCACGCTCGCGCCCGGCGCGCCGCTGCGCCAGGACGCGATCGCGCGGCACTTCTCGGTCAGCGCGATTCCGGTGCGCGAAGCGTTGCGTCAGCTGGAAAGCGAAGGCTGGGTGAAGGTCGAGTTGAACAAGGGCGCGAGCGTCGCGCGGCTCACGCCTGCCGAAGCGCGCGAAATCTACGAGATCCGCTCGGCGCTCGAGAGCCTCGCGATCTCGCTGGCGATTCCGAATCACACGCCCGAGACGCTGCGCGAGGCGGTGGCGCTGTGCAAAGCCGCCGAGAGCGAGCCGGACCCGGCGCTTTACGTGGCGCGCAACGAGGCGTTCCACACCTGCCTTTATGCGCCCGCCAACCGTCCGCAGCTCGCCGAAATGATCGCGGCGCTGCACCGGCGCGGCGAGCGCTATCTGAGATTGAAATTCGGCTTGCCCGCGTACAAGGGCGAGTCCGACGCCGAACACCTGGCGATCCTTGCCGCCGTCGAGCGCCAGGACATCGCCACCGCGCAGTCGCTCATCTCGGCTCACCTGCTGGGCACGGGCGAACTGGTCTACCGTTTCTTGACGGAACGCGCGCAGGCGGAAGCCGCCGCGGCCGCACCGCGCAGAAAGCGCGGACGGCCGGCGCGCACTCCAACTACTATCGGGAGTTGAAGCACCGATGAATCAGCGAGTCGAGTCAGCCAGACTGGAATTGGCACAGTCGACGGGAGCGCAGGCAGACCCTGCCGCGCCGCGCTCCTGGACCACCAAACGCGACGAGAAGCGGCGCAGGCTCGCCGCGATCGAGCCCTGGCTCGACGACGGCATCCTGCCCTCGAACCGCATCGTCGATGCCCTCGAAACGCTGATCCGCCCCGGCGATCGCGTCGCGCTCGAAGGCGACAACCAGAAGCAGGCGGACTTCCTGTCGCGCTCGTTCGCGAAGGTCGATCCGCAGAAAGTGCACGACGTGCATCTGCTGATCTCGAGCATCAGCCGCCCGGAACATCTGACGCTCTTCGAAAAGAACATCGCACACAAGGTCGATTTTTCGTTCGCCGGTCCGCAGAGCCTGCGCGTCGCGCAACTGCTCGAGGACGGCCAGCTCGAAATCGGCGCGATCTATACGTACGTCGAACTGTATGCACGCATGTTCGTCGACCTGACGCCGAACGTCGCGCTGCTGTGCGCCGAGAAAGCCGACCGGCACGGCAATCTCTACACCGGCCCGAATACGGAAGACACGCCGACCATCGCCGAAGCCGCCGCTTTCCGCCACGGCATCGTGATCGTGCAGGTCAACGAGATCGTCGACGAACTGCCGCGCGTCGATATTCCCGCGTCGTGGGTCGACGTCGTCGTTCAGGCCGACCGCCCCTTCGCCGTCGAGCCGCTGTTCACGCGCGATCCGCGTCATATCGGCGACCTGCAGGTGCTCACGGCAATGATGGTCATCAAGGGCATCTACGAGCCGTATGGCGTGAGCTCGCTGAATCACGGCATCGGGTTCGACACGGCCGCAATCGAACTGCTGCTGCCCACGTATGGCGAATCGCTCGGACTCAAAGGCAAGATCTGCCGCAACTGGACGCTCAATCCGCATCCCACGCTGATTCCCGCGATCGAATCCGGCTGGGTCGACAGCGTGCACTGCTTCGGCAGCGAAGTCGGCATGGAAGCGTATATCGAGGCGCGTCCCGACGTGTTCTTCACGGGCAACGACGGCACGCTGCGCTCGAACCGCGTGCTGTGCCAGCTGGCGGGGCAATACGGCGTCGACCTGTTCATCGGCTCGACGCTGCAGATCGACGGCGACGCCAATTCGTCGACGGTGACGCGCGGGCGTCTCGCAGGCTTCGGCGGCGCGCCGAACATGGGCCACGATCCGCGCGGCCGGCGTCATTCGAGCGAAGCGTGGCTCAAGCTGCTGAAGGATCAGGGCGCCGTGTCGCGTGGCAAGAAGCTCGTCGTGCAACTGGCCGAAACGTACAAGAAAGGCGGCGAGCCGACTTTCGTCGATGAACTCGACGCCGTCGCCGTCGGCGCGAAGAGCGGCATGCCCATCGCGCCCGTGATGATCTACGGCGACGACGTCAGCCATGTCGTGACGGAAGAAGGCATCGCCCATCTGCACAAGGCGGAAGGCATCGACGAACGGCGCGCGGCCATCGCCGCCGTCGCGGGCGTGACGCCGATTGGCTTGCGCGCGAAACCGGAAAAGACGGCGGAATTGCGCCGGCGCGGCATCGTCGCGTATCCGGAAGACCTCGGCATCCGGCGCGGCGAAGCGAAGCGCTCGCTGCTCGCGGCGCGCAGCATCGACGATCTCGTCACGTGGTCGGGTGGGCTCTATACGCCGCCGGCACGTTTCCGCAGCTGGTGATGCGATGGCACTGCCCTATGCCATCCCGCGCGACGCGGGCACCTTCGAGCATGCGCATGCGCAGGGCTTCGCGCGTTTGTCCGATGCAACGCTCGCCCGCTTCGCTGTCGAATCGCTGATCGAAGAGGCGCAACTCACGCCGAAGCCCGCACTCGTCGACGCGCGCGGCAGCGGCGCGCACCGCGATCTGGATCTGCCGCTGATGCTGCGCTCCGCGCGCTCGCTCGAACCGACCTTCGCGGCGCTCTCCCGCGCGGCGCGCGGCCGTCTGCCGTCGGCGACGCTGCGCGCGGAACTCGCGCAGATCGGACGCGCAGGCGAACAGGACATGATGCGCGCGACGCACGGCAGCAATGCGCATCGCGGCGCGATCTGGATCGTCGGCTTGCTGGTCGCGGGGGCGTCGGTCGTATTCGACGGCGATACGACGAACGCCGCACCTGCGCTGCCTGCGCAGGCGCACTCCGATGCCGCGCGCGTGTGCAAACTGGCCGCGCAGATCGCCTGCTTTCCCGACCGCTTTGCGGCGCCCGCCGACAGCCATGGCGAGCGCGTGCGTCGGCGGTTCAACGTGGGCGGCGCGCGTCAGGAAGCGCAGGACGGCTTTCCGCACGTGATCGGCGTCGGCTTGCCCGCGCTGCACGCGGCGCGCGCCGCAGGTGCGAAGGGCATCGGCGAAAACGCCGCGCGTCTCGACACGCTGCTCGCAATCATGGCTTCGCTCGACGACACCTGCCTGCTGCATCGCGCGGGGCTCGACGGCCTGCGCGCGGGCCAACGCGGCGCGCGCGCCGTGCTCGCCGCGGGCGGCACATCGACGGCGGCGGGACGTGCTGCGTTCGATGCGCTCGAAGCCGCCCTGCTTACGCTCAACGCTTCCCCCGGCGGCGCGGCCGACCTGCTCGCCGCCACTCTCTTCATCGACAAGCTGGCGCATCACGCGGCCAGCGGGAGCTGACACTGATGGAACAGATGACATTCGACTATCCGGCGCAACGTGCGATCACGACGCGCGCGCATGTGGGCGTCGTCGGATCCGGCGACCTCGAAGTGCTGCTGGCGCCCGCCGATGCGATGAAAGCGACGGTGACCGTGCGCACCAGCGTCGACGGCTATGGGCACATCTGGAAGAGCGTGCTCGACCGCTTCTTCACGCGCTATGACGGCGCGGCGCAGATCGAAATCAACGACTTCGGCGCGACGCCGGGCGTCGTGGCGCTGCGGCTCGCGGAAGCCGCCGAAGCGGCAGACCAGGGAGCGGGCTCATGAGCACGGCAACACTTCAGCATGCGCCCGCGCTGCGCGACAGCTTCATCGAATTGACGGCGCGCGAGCGCGCCCGTGCACTGCTCGACGAAGGCACGTTCCGCGAACTGCTCGGTCCGTTCGACCGCATCGAATCGCCGTGGCTGCCGTTGCAGGGCATCGTCTGTCAGGCCGACGACGGCGCGGTGATCGCACGCGGCACGATCGATGGCCAGCCGGCCGTGATCGCCGCGATCGAATCGGCGTTCCAGGGCGGCAGCATCGGCGAAGTGTCGGGCAGCAAGATCGCGGCGGCGCTCGAACTGGCGCTGCGCGACTGCGAGCGCGGCAAGATCGTGCGCCCCGTCGTGTTGTTCGAAACGGGCGGCGTGCGTCTGCAGGAAGCGAATCTCGGACTGGCCGTGATCGCCGAGATGCAGGCGGCCATCGTCGCGTTGCGGCGTTACGTGCCCGTGGTCGGCGTGATCGCGGGCATGGTCGGCTGCTTCGGCGGCATGTCGCTAGCGGCGGGGCTGTGCTCGTATCTGATCGCGACCAGACAGGGACGCCTCGGCATGAACGGCCCCGAAGTGATCGAGCAGGAAGCGGGCATCGAAGAACTCGATTCGAGCGACCGCCGCCGCGTGTGGCAGATGATCGGCGGCGAACAGCGTGTGGCGACAGGACTCGCCGACACCCTCGTCGACGACGACGCGCATGCCGTGCGCGACGCGATTCGCGACGTGTTCGCGCGCGGCGTGCCGCAAGCGCCCCGCACGGAACAGGTGAGCGCGTATCTGGAACGCCTCGCGCGTATCGATCCCGCCGACGTCACGCCGCAAACGATGCGCAGCGTGTTCGACACAACCGAAGCGGCCGCGCCGCGCAAGGAGCAATCATGAGCGGCACAGCAGACACGCGCGGCATGCGCTGGTTCACGGCGCTGGCAGGCGTTACGTCGACGCACGCGCCTGTGTGGTCCGGCGAGGCCGCGCTGGGCGGCGAAACGGCGAGCTTTTTCTCGATCGTGCCGGACGCCGGCAATCGCTTCCCGCGCGCACGCGATAACGTCGTCGGACTCGAACAGGGCTGGAAACTCGCGCAAGCCGTGCGCGCGGCGGTGGCGCAAGATGCGTCGTCGGAACATAAGCGCCCCATCGTCGCGATCGTCGATGTGAAGAGTCAGGCGTACGGCTATCGCGAAGAGACGCTCGGCATCCATCTGGCGTGCGCCGCCGCCGTCGATGCATATGCGAGCGCGCGCGACGCCGGGCACCCTGTCGTCGCGCTGATCGTCGGACCCGCGATGTCGGGGGCGTTTCTCGCGCACGGCTATCAGGCGAACCGGATCGTCGCGCTCGATGCTCCCGGCACGATGGTGCACGCGATGGGCAAAGAGGCGGCCGCGCGCGTCACGCGCCGCACGGTCGAAGATCTCGACAAACTCGGCGAAACCATCACGCCGATGTCGTACACATTGGCGTCGTTTGCCAAGCTCGGCTTGCTCGATACGCTGATCGAAGGCGTCGATGCCGATGCGCCGACGCAAGCGCAGATCGAACGCGTGCGAGGCGTGCTCGCCGAGGCCGTGCAAGGTGCGCGCTCGGATACGACGCGCGGACTGTCGCGGCGGCTCGAGTCGGAGACGGCCAGGAAGACACGCGCGGCGTCGATCGAAGTGCGGCGGAGGCTCGCCGAACAGTGGGACGCTGCGTGATGCGGGTGTGCGCCACTGCGCCGTTCGCGCCCGCCAATGTGCTCTCTCCGGGCGACACACGCTGGCACGCGCATGACATTCTGCGCGTGCGGCGGCTCGAAGCGTTCGACAACGAACCGGCGTGGGTCCGCGATGCGTTCGCGCGCGCGCCGTTCGTCGTCGTGCGGCGGGCGCAGGCGGTGGCGGGATATGTCGCGGCCGGCGTGCGCGGCGCGGCGCGCAATGAGCGGTACGGGACGTGGACGCGCAGCGAAGATATCGAGGCTGTGCTCAATCCCGAAGCGCTGTTGTCGCTTCGCTCTGCTCTTGCGCCAGAGCGTGCTGCGTTGCCAGTCTTCGTCGCGCTCGATGCGCTGTGTCGCGAGCCGTCGTATCCGGGCTCGTATCCGCGCTCGTATGTCTGGGGGCCAACTGGAAGCGCCGGTTTCGAACTCGCGACAGGGGTACAGACTGTCACCGCGAACAGCGATCTCGATCTGTTGATACGGATGCCGAATCGTTTGACTCACGACGAAGCGGCACGAATCCAGGCTCTGCTCGACCAGCATGCAGCGCAAGCAGGCGTGCGCATCGACGCGCAACTCGAAACGCCGGCGGGTGGTGTGGCGCTCGCCGAATATGCCTCCGGCAAAGCTCGCGTGATGGCGCGGCATGCAGGCGGCCCACAGCTCGTCGCCGATCCCTGGGCGCTGTCTTCGGCGTACCCGTGATGCTCGCTTTTCTTTTCCCCGGCCAGGGCGCGCAATCCGAAGGTTTTCTACATCGTCTCGGCACGCATGCGGCGATTCAGGCGACGCTCGACGAAGCGTGCAACGTGCTCGATGTCGATGTGCTGACGCTCGACACGCGCGCCGCGCTCGAATCGACCGTCGCCGTGCAGACCGGCTTGCTGATCGCGGGCGTCGCGATGCAGCGTGCGCTTGCCGCGGAAGGCCTCGCCCCAGAATTGAGCGCGGGTCTGTCCGTGGGCGCTTACGCGGCCGCCGTGAGCTGCGGCGCGATCGCTTTCGCCGACGCATTGCGCATGGTGCGCAAGCGCGCCGAACTGATGGAGACCGCGTATCCGAATGGCTACGGCCTGTCCGCAATTGCGGGGCTGACGGAACATGAAGTTGAACGGCTCGCCGATGCGCAAGCGCATGAGCTGGACGGCCGCGTCTACGTCGGCAATGTGAACGCGCCGCGCCAGATCGTCGTGGCTGGCTCGGACGCGGCGCTCGACGCATTTAACGCGCGTGCGCTCGCAGCCGGCGCGCGCAAGGCGACGCGGCTTGCCGTCAGCGTGCCGTCGCATTGCGAACTGCTCGCCGCAGCCGCCGATGCGCTGATCGACTACGCGCGCAATGTGCCGTTTCGCGCGCCGTCGAGCGGCTATATCGGCAATCGCGGCGGCCGCGCCCTCTACACGGCAGACGCCCTGCGCGACGACCTCGCCACCAACATGCGCCATACGGTCCGCTGGTTCGACGCGCTGAGCGTGATGGTCGAAATGGGCGCGAAGGTTTTCGTCGAAGCACCGCCCGGCCAGGTGCTGACGGATATCCTCCGCGACCAATATCCGGAGGCGGCGGCGCTCGCAGCGAGCACGTTGCCCTTCGAGCGGCTCGCGCCGACTCTCCGGCGACGCCTCGAATCGGCCGTCTGAAACAGATTCCTTATGCGCATAAATTTTTTAAACTCTTAATGCGCGTGTAGCAAACAAGCGTACGAATCACGCGAATCAGCGCGGCGTCACGAAGCGGAACGTCAGGTTCACACGTTCGCCCTGCACTTTCGGCTCTTTCGGCACGCGATGCCGCCATTCGGCCTGCGTGCGTCCGCGCATCACGAACAGGCTCCCGCCCTTCAGCGGATACGACTGCACGACGCGCGTCTTGTTGTGCTGCAGATCGAAGCGGCGCGTCGAACCGAGGCTCACCGACGCGATCACCGGTTCCTTGCCTAGCTCGGGCTCGCGGTCCGCGTGCCAGCCCATGCTGTCGGCGCCGCTGCGATAGCGGTTGAGCAGCACACTGTTGAACGGCGCGCCGCATGTTGCCTCGACGGCGGCTTTAAGCTCGGCGACGGCGGGCGTCCACGCCGATGGCTCGTTGCGGATGCCCGAGTACACATAGACGGCGTCGGGCTCGCCTTGCCACGCGGTGAGCCGCGGCAGCGGCACTTTTCCTGCCGGCGTGAACATCGAATCCTGCTGCCACGACACTTCCGCGACGATGCGCGCCAGCAGTTGTCTAGCGGCATCGGCGGAAAGCCAGTCGGGAAACCACGCCACATCGGGTATCGGCAAATCGTCGAACAGATCGGCGGACATCGTCTTTCGATCGCGAGCCGATGCGCTCGCGACACTCTCTTTCACGGGAACAGTGGTGATTATCGAACGCGCCATGGCTGCGCGTCACCCGCGCAGCTTGCGCTTTCATTCGTATCTCTGTCGCTGGCGGCGTCCGCGATTCAACTCGTCAGCATCGCGACGTAGAACACGATTGCGCCGATCAGCGCGCCAACGAAGCAGAAACCCTCTTCCGCTTCATCGCCGCGCGAGCGCAGCCAGGCGCCCACGACGCCGAACAGTCCCGCCACGCCGAGCGCGACGAACACCATCACCACATAGAACAGTGCCGTGCGCCCAAGCTCGGAAAAGTCGATGTACCGCACGCTGTAGTAGACGCCGAGCGCCATCAGCGACAGCACGACCATAGGCAGCATCACATGGCTGCCTTCATGCCCGATGTGATGTTCGCGATGCGTGAATCGTGTCGTTTTCATCGTTCGTCCCCCCCAGACCGCAAGCCCGGTTGGCTATCAAGCGCGCTCGCCGGGAGTGTCTCGCGCACCCGGCGGACGGGGAGCGGGACGCGAGGCCTGCCATCGGCAGTCGCTCAATTTCAGAATAGTCCGTTCGGATGCCCAATTCAATAGCCATTTAATAGACATTTAATCGGCAGGACGAAGAACTTCCGACGTTTGATCTGCTGCACCGCAACGAGTCCTATAGAGGCCACATCGCAGGCCGCGTTGCACCCCATCCGGCCGCTTTCGGCAGACGCGCGGAAGTACTTGTAGAATGACTGGCCGCCGTTTTTATGCCGGCGTACGCTGTCAGCGAGTCACCTTCCGCGCGCCGTCCGCGCCCCGCTCCCATCTATGCGCCGCCTATCGTTCTTCATCCGGATCATCGTCATCGGCATCCTGCTGCACGTCTATGTCGGCATCCGGATCATTCCTGAGCTGCCCGTCGACGCCGCCGTAAAAACGCTGTGCGCGTTGTGGCTCGTGCTGTCAGTGCTGCTGATTCCCGTCGGCATGATCGCGCGCTCGATCCAGCGGCAGCCGCTCGGCGACCGGCTCGCGTGGGCCGGGCTGATCGCGCTGGGTCTTTTTTCGTCGTTGCTCGTGCTGACTTTCGCACGCGAGTTGTTCCTGCTCGCCGTCCTGATCGTTCATTCGATCTCGCCGCAAGCCGTGGACCCGGCGCGCTGGGTCGTCGACAGCGCCATCGCCGTCCCTCTGCTCGCGCTGCTGTCCACGGCCATCGGCTTTTTCAACGCGCGGCGGCGCGCGCGCGTCGTATCGATCGACGTGCCGATCGACGATCTGCCGGATGAATTGCATGGCTTCACGATCGTGCAGATCAGCGATATCCACGTCGGTCCGACCATCAAGCGCGGTTACGTCGATGCCATCGTCGATGCGGTGAATCGCCTGGAACCCGATCTGATTGCAGTCACGGGCGATATCGTCGACGGCAGCGTCGAGCATCTCGCCGATCACACGCGGCCGCTGTCGCGGCTGAGCGCGCGGCATGGCGCGTATCTGGTGACGGGGAATCACGAATACTATTCGGGCGCCGATGCGTGGATCGCCGAGTTCCAGCGGCTCGGCCTGCATGTGCTGCTAAACGAGCATGTCGTCGTCGAGCACGATGGCGCGCAGGCGGTGATCGCCGGCGTCACCGATTATTCGGCGGGTCATTTCGATCCCGCGCACGAGAGCGACCCGGCTGCCGCGCTCGAAGGCGCGCCCGGCGATGTGCTGATCAAGGTGCTGCTCGCGCATCAGCCGCGCTCGGCGGAAGCCGCCGCCGATGCGGGCTTCACGCTGCAACTGTCCGGCCATACGCATGGCGGACAGTTCTTTCCGTGGAATTTCGCGGTGCGTCTGCAGCAGCCTTTTGTCGCCGGGCTCGCGCGGCTCGATAACCTGTGGGTCTATACGAGCCGCGGCACCGGGTATTGGGGACCGCCCAAGCGTCTGGGCGCGCCGTCGGAAATCACGCGTTTGCGTCTGGTCGGCAGCGGCGCCTGATACGCGTCAGTTCATTGCGTCACGCTGTGCATCACGCCGTGAGCTTTTGCTCCGGCAGCATCGATCCCGTTTCCTGGAAGCGCGCGTGCCATGCGAACGCTTCGCGCAGCACGTGCGGCGTCTGGCCGCCCAGGCGAAGCGCGTCGCGATAGTAGTCGCGCAGCAGATCCCGATACAACGGATGCACGCAGCGATCGATGATCAGCGACGCACGCTCGCGCGGCGCCAGTCCGCGCAGATCGGCGAGACCGATTTCCGTCACGACGATATCGACGTCATGCTCGTTATGGTCGACGTGCGGCACCATCGGTACGACGCTCGAAATCGCGCCGTCCTTTGCGATCGACTTCGTCGCGAAGATCGCGCACGACGCATTGCGCGCGAAATCGCCCGATCCGCCGATGCCGTTCATCATGTGCGTGCCGCCCACATGCGTCGAGTTCACGTTGCCGTAGATGTCGAACTCGAGCGCCGTGTTCAGCGCGATCAGACCAAGACGCCGAATCACTTCCGGATGGTTGCTGACTTCCTGCGGGCGCAGCACGAGACGGTCGCGATAGCGCGCGAGATCGCCGAATACCTGCGCCTGGCGCTTCTCCGTCAACGTGATCGATGCACCCGACGCGAACGTCACCTTGCCGGCGTCCATCAGATCGAAAGTCGAATCCTGCAGGACTTC
Encoded proteins:
- a CDS encoding triphosphoribosyl-dephospho-CoA synthase, encoding MALPYAIPRDAGTFEHAHAQGFARLSDATLARFAVESLIEEAQLTPKPALVDARGSGAHRDLDLPLMLRSARSLEPTFAALSRAARGRLPSATLRAELAQIGRAGEQDMMRATHGSNAHRGAIWIVGLLVAGASVVFDGDTTNAAPALPAQAHSDAARVCKLAAQIACFPDRFAAPADSHGERVRRRFNVGGARQEAQDGFPHVIGVGLPALHAARAAGAKGIGENAARLDTLLAIMASLDDTCLLHRAGLDGLRAGQRGARAVLAAGGTSTAAGRAAFDALEAALLTLNASPGGAADLLAATLFIDKLAHHAASGS
- a CDS encoding DMT family transporter; protein product: MSLSRSQQGALTLASGGLLMGTIGVFVEEARLGALTLVFFRCLFGFLALAAYCAWKGYFARRHFTRRTVLLAAISGVLMVTQWVGFFDAIHRTSIAVATVVFHVQPFWVVLIGAALFNEQLGVDRLGWIATAFVGLVLASGVAAAGSLQGHTSYLIGIGEALAGSVLYASVTLIAKSLGDLRPHLLTLAQCAVGVVCLPFIAPLGAEHIALSQWFWLIGMGVLHTGLSYVLIYGALPKLTTPVIAVLLFVYPLTAIAVDAIVYGRALSIAQMSGMVLIVVASLGVNLGWPLVSVFRVLAVRR
- the mdcA gene encoding malonate decarboxylase subunit alpha; this translates as MNQRVESARLELAQSTGAQADPAAPRSWTTKRDEKRRRLAAIEPWLDDGILPSNRIVDALETLIRPGDRVALEGDNQKQADFLSRSFAKVDPQKVHDVHLLISSISRPEHLTLFEKNIAHKVDFSFAGPQSLRVAQLLEDGQLEIGAIYTYVELYARMFVDLTPNVALLCAEKADRHGNLYTGPNTEDTPTIAEAAAFRHGIVIVQVNEIVDELPRVDIPASWVDVVVQADRPFAVEPLFTRDPRHIGDLQVLTAMMVIKGIYEPYGVSSLNHGIGFDTAAIELLLPTYGESLGLKGKICRNWTLNPHPTLIPAIESGWVDSVHCFGSEVGMEAYIEARPDVFFTGNDGTLRSNRVLCQLAGQYGVDLFIGSTLQIDGDANSSTVTRGRLAGFGGAPNMGHDPRGRRHSSEAWLKLLKDQGAVSRGKKLVVQLAETYKKGGEPTFVDELDAVAVGAKSGMPIAPVMIYGDDVSHVVTEEGIAHLHKAEGIDERRAAIAAVAGVTPIGLRAKPEKTAELRRRGIVAYPEDLGIRRGEAKRSLLAARSIDDLVTWSGGLYTPPARFRSW
- a CDS encoding malonate decarboxylase subunit delta; the protein is MEQMTFDYPAQRAITTRAHVGVVGSGDLEVLLAPADAMKATVTVRTSVDGYGHIWKSVLDRFFTRYDGAAQIEINDFGATPGVVALRLAEAAEAADQGAGS
- a CDS encoding MFS transporter translates to MLNSSISDSAGIARRKTPLNRSQIAGFWGAWAGWTLDGMDSFIYALVLTPALTELLPRSGYAATPANVGLAGSILFALFLVGWGLSFIWGPLADRFGRTRVLAGTIFTFAIFTGLSATAHNVWELGIYRFIAGVGIGGEWALAGTYVAEAWPEDRRKMGAGYLQTGYYAGFFLAAALNYTIGVHFGWRAMFLTGAVPVVIAILILTRVKESEKWQRAEARDVVHVKPMREIFGPTYRRRTWVMCALLTIAIIGLWAGAVYEPSAVIQLATRAGMAKPEATKMASMATGLLSIGTILGCLALPPLAERIGRKKTLAVYFAGMAVAIIGSFGWAFYLPNGLAPFIAWLFVLGFFGGNFALFSLWLPELFETRVRATAFAFCTSFGRFVGAGVNFLLGAAVLSMHTLGVPVALTALVFIVGLFVIPFAKETKGDVLPQ
- a CDS encoding GntR family transcriptional regulator, with product MNNATDGFPLAGASQASAPLLPAAHEPRSSTPRVIAEALRAAIVEGTLAPGAPLRQDAIARHFSVSAIPVREALRQLESEGWVKVELNKGASVARLTPAEAREIYEIRSALESLAISLAIPNHTPETLREAVALCKAAESEPDPALYVARNEAFHTCLYAPANRPQLAEMIAALHRRGERYLRLKFGLPAYKGESDAEHLAILAAVERQDIATAQSLISAHLLGTGELVYRFLTERAQAEAAAAAPRRKRGRPARTPTTIGS